GGTTGTCAATACGGCGAGACTCGTGGCGCTCGGTACCAAGCACATAGAGACCGCCGAGCTCAACGACTTCCTCGTGCTCGTCTTTCACCTGCTCCTTGACCTCGGCCAAGGTGTCCGGCCAGAGCTTTTCATATTCTTCGGGCGTGTCGTCCGGTGAGTAGCCCTGCTCCTTGAGCTTCTGGTCGGCCAGGAACTCTACGTTGCCACCGAGCATAATATCAGTACCACGGCCAGCCATGTTGGTAGCCACAGTGACAGCACCTTTACGACCTGCCACAGCCACTACGCCAGCTTCCTTAGCGTGCTGCTTAGCGTTCAGCACCTGATGGTCAATGCCAGCCACATCAAGCAGGGAGGAGACCACCTCAGAAGATTCCACCGATGCCGTACCGAGCAGAACCGGCTGCCCCTTGGCGTGGCGCTTGGCCACATCCTTTACAATGGCGGCCAGCTTTTCCTTCTTGGTCCGGTAGATCAGATCGTCCTGATCCTCACGAATCATGGGCTTGTTGGTCGGAATAGGAATCACACCCAGCTTGTAGGTGTTCATAAACTCAGCTGCCTCAGTTTCAGCAGTACCGGTCATGCCCGCCAGCTTGTCATACATGCGGAAGTAGTTCTGCAAGGTAATCGTGGCGAAAGTCTGGTTCTCCGCCTTGACTTCCACGTTCTCCTTGGCTTCGATGGCCTGGTGAAGACCCTCATTGTAGCGGCGACCGTGCAGGAGTCGGCCCGTGTGCTCGTCAACGATGAGCACTTCGCCGTTCTGCACCACGTAGTCGCGGTCCTTCAAGAAGAGTTCCTTGGCTTTGATGGCGTTGTTTAAGTACCCAATCAGAGCCGTATTGCCAGGCTCGTAAAGGTTGTCGATACCCAGGAAGTCCTCAACCTTGCTGATACCAGGGTCCAAGATGCCGACAGTCTTCTTCTTTTCGTCGACCTCATAGTCCTCATCACGGGTCAGTTTGGGAGCTAGCTTGGCAAACTGCCGGTACCAGCGAGTCACATCGCCCTCGGCAGGACCGGAGATAATCAGAGGCGTACGAGCCTCATCAATCAAAATGGAGTCCACCTCATCCACGATGGCATAGTGGTGGCCGCGCTGCACGAGCTCAGACTTGTCCCAAGCCATGTTGTCTCGCAGGTAGTCAAAACCGAACTCGTTGTTGGTACCATACGTAATGTCGGCCTCGTACTGCTTGCGGCGTTCGGCTGGCTTCTGATCGGTGATGATGCAGCCCACGCTCATGCCCAGGAAGCGGAAGATACGCCCCATGAGCTCGCTCTGGTAGGAAGCCAGGTAGTCGTTGACGGTGATGACGTGGACGCCTTTGCCTTCGAGCGCATTGAGATAGGCCGGTAGGGTGGCCACCAGGGTCTTACCTTCACCAGTCTTCATCTCGGAGATGTTGCCCCAGTGCAAGGCCGCACCGCCCATGAGCTGCACGTCGAAGTGTCGCTGCCCTAGTGTCCGCTTGGACACCTCACGAACAGTGGCGAATGCTTCGGGCATCAGATCGTCAAGCGACTCGCCGTCAGCCAAGCGCTCCTTGAATTTGGCGGTCTGTCCCTTGAGCTCGTCATCGCTCATAGCGGATATCTGATCCTCTAAGGCATTCGCTGCTTTCGCAACATTTTCCAATTTACGAAGTTGGCGCCCCTCACCCATGCGAAGGATCTTGTCCAAGACTGCTACCACGTTGCGCTCCCTATGATTCTTCCCAACAATACTCAAATCTAGCCCAGTGGGTCCAGCTAGGCTCAAGCCTTCCCCATCTTACGCGGCCTACCAGATTTTCTCTAAATTAGCATCCAGCCCCAACAAGATGAGCTATCCTCGGCTGTCGAAATTGACATACTCCAGGCTCCGATTGCTCCCATCATCCTCGACCAGGACCTGACCCGTGGGGTGCATGCCCATCGCCCGGTAAAAACTCTGAGCCTTCCTGTTCGCTTCCTGCACCCACAGGGCCAACCGAGGCGTACTGACAGCGCGGGCCACAGCCTGAAAAAGGCCACGGCCTATCCCCTGCCCCTGCCAGGCTTGAAGCACATATATAGCTCCCAGTTCAGCGGTGTTGGGGGAAGCAATGGGCGCTCTGGCCGGGTCTATGTATTCAGCAAATCCGACGAGCTGGTCACCGATCTTAGCTACCAGTGTCGCGTCCCTGCCGTGCCGCTTGGTCACCTCAAGTGCAAACTCTGGCGTTATCTTGTCAACCAGCCAGTCCGGCAACACGCCTTCGTAAGTTTCTTGCCAGGTTTGCGCATGGACCTGCGCTTTCGCCTGGTAGTCCTCAGGCTGGAGCCGGCAGATCCGAAGGCCGCTTACCTGCTGCTGGGTATCCGAACTCATACACGTCCTTCCGCGAGGTACCTAAACGACCAGGGCGGGTGCTCACCTCATACGGCAGGCATCCGCCCCAACACTTACTGGCGATGCTGGCAGAAGCACAGCTGCCAGCTAATAGCTACTTCTTAGCTTCAGCCATGTGCTCAGGCGTGTCGATTTCAAACACGCCATAGGACCAGCCGTGACGCCGGTAGACCACAGATGGACGGTTGGTCTCTTTGTTCACGAAGAGGAAGAAATCATGCCCGATCAGTTCCATCTCGTACAGGGCCTCGTCAATGCTCATGGGCTCGGCAATGTGGAGCTTGCGACGGATCACAATCGGAGTGTCTCCAACTTGAACTTCCACTGACTGACCGGGTCCCAGGTCAGAAGCCATGGCATCTTGCTGAGCCGAGTTCTGCTCCTCGGGCTCAACCACGCTCTCCTGCGGCTTCTCCAGAGGCATATCCATGGGCATCGGCAGACGCTCCAGGCCCCGACGGTGGTCCTTGCGACGGTCACGGGTACGGCGCAAGCGCAGGGTCAGCTTGTCTAAGGCCATATCGAAAGCGGAGAATTCATCAGCGCTGGAAGCCTCAGCTCGCACTACGGTCTTGCCTGCAATGACCGTTAACTCCACGCGCTTGGCAGAATCTGCCTGGCGAGGATTGCCCTCATGCGTGAGGACAACTTGAACACGCTGAGCATCAGGAGCTATAGCGGTCACACGATTCATCTTGCTCTCGACGACATCACGAAACTTTTGCTTGATCTGCGTATGGCGTCCGGTAACGACGATATCCATGTGGACCTCCTTTTGTCAGACGGGCCTTACCCCGTTCGGTCAGCCCAAGAGCAACATAGCCCTTGTGCTTACTGTTCGATTGTAGCCGCTGAAAGTGGAAACACTCAAACGCAATCCTGACCGTTTGCTGAAGAAAGCAGCAAACTCGGCAGACACGCGGAAGGGAAGTTTCGGCTAAGCTTACAGGAGTGAGATCCCGTGATGATCGCGGTAGCTTTTTGGGCTACTGAGGAACTTCCGGGCTCCGTAGAGCACGATGACGGATAACGTCCGCCCAGGGTGACCTGAGAGATAGCGCAACAGAGAGTAGACCGCCCGCTGAGTTTCCCAGCGAGTAAGGGTGAAAGGGTGGTGTAAGAGACCACCGGGCTGCTGGTAACAGGAGTCGCATGGCAAGCCTCATCGGGAGCAAGGCCAAGCAGAAGGCATATCAGGGTTGCTCGCCCTGTCTTCGGGTAGGCCGCTAGAGCCTGACGGTAACGTCAGGTCGAGATGGATGATCATCCGCCCCCATCTGGGGGTGACAGAACCCGGGGTATAGGGATCTCACACTTTTCTATGCTGCCTCGTC
This window of the Bombiscardovia nodaiensis genome carries:
- a CDS encoding ribosomal subunit interface protein; amino-acid sequence: MDIVVTGRHTQIKQKFRDVVESKMNRVTAIAPDAQRVQVVLTHEGNPRQADSAKRVELTVIAGKTVVRAEASSADEFSAFDMALDKLTLRLRRTRDRRKDHRRGLERLPMPMDMPLEKPQESVVEPEEQNSAQQDAMASDLGPGQSVEVQVGDTPIVIRRKLHIAEPMSIDEALYEMELIGHDFFLFVNKETNRPSVVYRRHGWSYGVFEIDTPEHMAEAKK
- a CDS encoding N-acetyltransferase, translated to MSSDTQQQVSGLRICRLQPEDYQAKAQVHAQTWQETYEGVLPDWLVDKITPEFALEVTKRHGRDATLVAKIGDQLVGFAEYIDPARAPIASPNTAELGAIYVLQAWQGQGIGRGLFQAVARAVSTPRLALWVQEANRKAQSFYRAMGMHPTGQVLVEDDGSNRSLEYVNFDSRG
- the secA gene encoding protein translocase subunit SecA, which encodes MVAVLDKILRMGEGRQLRKLENVAKAANALEDQISAMSDDELKGQTAKFKERLADGESLDDLMPEAFATVREVSKRTLGQRHFDVQLMGGAALHWGNISEMKTGEGKTLVATLPAYLNALEGKGVHVITVNDYLASYQSELMGRIFRFLGMSVGCIITDQKPAERRKQYEADITYGTNNEFGFDYLRDNMAWDKSELVQRGHHYAIVDEVDSILIDEARTPLIISGPAEGDVTRWYRQFAKLAPKLTRDEDYEVDEKKKTVGILDPGISKVEDFLGIDNLYEPGNTALIGYLNNAIKAKELFLKDRDYVVQNGEVLIVDEHTGRLLHGRRYNEGLHQAIEAKENVEVKAENQTFATITLQNYFRMYDKLAGMTGTAETEAAEFMNTYKLGVIPIPTNKPMIREDQDDLIYRTKKEKLAAIVKDVAKRHAKGQPVLLGTASVESSEVVSSLLDVAGIDHQVLNAKQHAKEAGVVAVAGRKGAVTVATNMAGRGTDIMLGGNVEFLADQKLKEQGYSPDDTPEEYEKLWPDTLAEVKEQVKDEHEEVVELGGLYVLGTERHESRRIDNQLRGRSGRQGDPGESRFYLSLEDDLMRLFNTQLVARVMSKGMPEGEPIESKSVSKGVRNAQKSVESRNYEIRKNVLKYDDVMNKQRKVIYAERQAVLKGEDIHGDVQRFISDTIESYIRGAQQGSDKPQGWDWDGLWQAMSSLYPITLEQEETQESLGKLKGDKAIKALRDKLVEDADQVYGEREEELGHEPMRNLERRVVLSVLDQKWREHLYEMDYLKDGIGLRGMGQRDPLVEYQREGFQMYNSMLDAIKEESAQLLFNVDLDQVAQSEAAMAQSQQEGEAEGDEDSSDEKVNYQAPDDPDAVDEDADEAQAAADKSDKSDSDSELESVPETDEEESASEESEGEETSEPVGIVGPEPLSHAEQAVPVSKRPKAEEERTPWADGRTFPGTAKNAPCPCGSGRKYKMCHGQNEKK